The proteins below come from a single bacterium genomic window:
- a CDS encoding helix-turn-helix transcriptional regulator, with protein MIDLPSVDHFSDLPQRLSALLERKGMTQRQLHDRSGVSISRINEYVKGKGGPPTLPILNRLLDALEATRDELFSETKGAVAQDSARMSLEERMAGLEEQHSFLEAEFGRLKLAIEHSLKSIAQRPGRKDGSRNGNAAG; from the coding sequence ATGATAGATTTGCCTTCAGTGGATCATTTCAGTGACTTGCCGCAGAGGCTGAGTGCTCTCCTGGAGCGCAAGGGCATGACCCAAAGGCAGCTCCACGATCGCTCGGGGGTTTCGATTTCCCGGATCAATGAGTACGTAAAAGGGAAAGGCGGACCCCCCACCTTGCCGATCCTCAACCGCCTACTTGACGCGCTCGAGGCTACGCGGGATGAGCTGTTCTCAGAGACGAAGGGGGCGGTAGCCCAGGATTCGGCCCGGATGTCACTCGAAGAACGGATGGCGGGCCTGGAGGAGCAGCATTCCTTCCTCGAGGCCGAGTTTGGACGGTTGAAGTTGGCGATCGAGCACTCGTTGAAGTCGATCGCCCAGAGACCCGGGCGCAAGGATGGCAGCAGAAACGGAAA